One window of the Rosa rugosa chromosome 3, drRosRugo1.1, whole genome shotgun sequence genome contains the following:
- the LOC133739664 gene encoding methylmalonate-semialdehyde dehydrogenase [acylating], mitochondrial-like: MLQLSIPRVRNLKAFRATIFAVRSSHFSTAAEPSSSSTPPRVPNLIGGAFVNSQSSASIDVINPATQQVVSQVPLTTNEEFKAAVSSAKKAFQTWRNTPVTTRQRVMFKLQELIRRDIDKLALNITTEQGKTLKDAHGDVFRGLEVVEHACGTATLQMGEYVSNVSNGIDTYSIREPLGVCAGICPFNFPAMIPLWAKERICNLIQSGVESGAKLLLDGRDIVVPGYEHGNFIGPTILSNVTADMECYKEEIFGPVLLCLEADSLEEAISIVNRNRYGNGASIFTTSGVAARKFQTEIEAGQVGINVPIPVPLPFFSFTGSKASFAGDLNFYGKAGVVVVYFTGHCRERGPLLKG; encoded by the exons ATGTTGCAGctttcaattccaagag TGAGAAATCTCAAGGCTTTTAGAGCGACGATCTTTGCTGTCCGTAGCTCTCATTTCTCCACAGCGGCTGAGCCATCCTCGTCTTCTACTCCTCCG AGAGTTCCTAATCTAATTGGAGGTGCTTTTGTTAATTCACAATCCTCTGCGTCCATAGATGTCATAAATCCT gcCACGCAACAAGTTGTTTCGCAAGTTCCGTTGACCACAAATGAGGAGTTCAAAGCGGCAGTGTCTTCAGCAAAGAAGGCTTTTCAAACATGGCGTAACACACCCGTTACGACACGTCAGCGTGTCATGTTTAAGCTGCAAGAGCTTATCCGGAGAGACATT GATAAGTTAGCCTTGAATATTACTACAGAACAGGGGAAGACGTTAAAGGATGCGCATGGTGATGTGTTTCGTGGGCTAG AGGTGGTAGAACATGCTTGTGGCACAGCAACTCTTCAAATGGGGGAATATGTTTCTAATGTATCAAATGGAATTGACACGTATAGCATTAGAGAGCCACTTGGTGTTTGTGCTGGGATTTGTCCGTTCAACTTTCCGGCAATGATTCCATTATGG GCCAAGGAGCGCATATGCAATCTAATCCAATCTGGTGTTGAAAGTGGTGCCAAGCTATTGCTGGATGGGCGAGATATAGTG GTCCCAGGTTATGAGCATGGCAATTTTATTGGCCCTACTATCTTATCAAATGTTACAGCTGACATGGAGTGCTACAAG GAAGAAATTTTTGGTCCAGTTCTTCTTTGCTTGGAG GCTGACAGTCTAGAAGAGGCAATAAGCATTGTTAACAGAAACAG ATATGGCAATGGCGCTTCTATATTTACTACATCTGGGGTAGCTGCTAGGAAATTTCAGACGGAGATTGAGGCTGGGCAG GTTGGTATCAACGTTCCTATTCCAGTTCCCTTGCCCTTTTTCTCATTTACTGGCAGCAAGGCATCTTTTGCAGGGGATTTGAACTTCTATG GCAAGGCAGGTGTAGTGGTTGTTTATTTCACAGGCCATTGCCGTGAAAGAGGGCCTTTGTTGAAGGGTTAA
- the LOC133739663 gene encoding uncharacterized protein LOC133739663 isoform X2 translates to MGLLGLVGFALQCFDVLAWPLFALVYPLYSSIKAIETNSITDTHKINTYWVVFSLILLFEHAFMKLLEWFLLWPYIRLLIVFFLVMPHFDGALYVYKQLICPCLSMDPQIVINSFNKRKESFVRDNFLSEVERYVKENGPESLENFIPCKSIRTNLDVKEFNAVSSMDNEASKSLKPNGRQNDIKAVQVTAKKKETTATQAEPNLTVNEDGFSSRKMNEKVIEVAADREILKTPPPMKVQKEWTTVNLLQTQTDATLNSPLGDNKHKATYEALNIKNEAEPKLTCPENRTVVGIEDPESPKEVQKEWTCALCQVTTSCESTLNSHLQGKKHKAAHEALKARNQAFVPKIAPASTAKTSNQPNKEPGNSIPSSGSKQKVTENENVQGQKNSSPAPITKKHHKLKEESADGVSSNGQKGKIPIHVVKVQSQQPKPNKAPRVKSSPLWCAICSMHCPEKSMPSHLNGKKHKGKVQEPQENLLAGYPHHFRPSSGDWNWAHPPPQLSHPQFPYPNFPPQNPTNLNIYPPQPSAFPQPQPPPPPQPPNPNFPLQHPIDVNIFPANHYGHSSFSNYYPTPSSNFSLQDPNPTPHSTPPFPPQSFSRNPNEEFDMVYHLNW, encoded by the exons ATGGGCTTACTGGGTCTTGTTGGATTTGCGCTCCAATGCTTTGATGTTCTTGCATG GCCTCTCTTTGCTCTGGTCTATCCTCT GTATTCTTCCATAAAAGCAATCGAGACAAATTCCATTACAGATACTCACAAGATAAATACGTATTGGGTCGTCTTCTCATTGATCTTGCTATTTGAGCATGCTTTTATGAAGCTCCTTGAATG GTTCCTGCTATGGCCATACATTAGGCTACTGATTGTCTTCTTTTTGGTGATGCCCCATTTTGATGGTGCCTTATATGTCTATAAACAACTTATCTGTCCATGCCTCTCCATGGATCCCCAAATTGTTATCAACTCGTTCAACAAGCGGAAGGAGTCCTTTGTGAGAGATAACTTTCTCTCTGAGGTGGAGAGATATGTAAAGGAAAATGGACCTGAAAGTTTGGAAAATTTTATTCCTTGCAAG TCAATAAGGACAAATCTCGATGTAAAAGAGTTCAATGCAGTTTCATCCATGGATAATGAAGCG TCAAAATCCTTAAAGCCAAATGGTCGACAGAATGATATCAAAGCTGTGCAGGTAACGGCGAAAAAGAAGGAAACAACTGCTACTCAA GCAGAGCCTAATCTCACTGTGAATGAAGATGGATTTTCTTCTAGGAAGATGAATGAAAAAGTCATCGAAGTTGCAGCCGACAGGGAAATTCTGAAGACTCCGCCTCCAATGAAAGTCCAGAAGGAGTGGACCACAGTCAATCTGCTGCAAACTCAAACTGATGCAACTTTGAATTCCCCTCTCGGTGATAATAAACACAAGGCTACATACGAGGCACTGAACATAAAGAATGAGGCAGAGCCTAAGCTCACTTGCCCTGAAAACCGTACTGTTGTAGGTATAGAAGATCCAGAGTCTCCTAAAGAAGTCCAGAAAGAGTGGACTTGTGCTCTCTGTCAGGTAACTACTTCATGTGAAAGCACTTTGAATTCCCACCTGCAAGGGAAAAAACACAAGGCAGCACATGAGGCACTGAAAGCAAGGAACCAGGCATTTGTGCCCAAGATTGCCCCAGCTTCAACTGCAAAAACATCCAATCAACCGAATAAGGAGCCAGGAAACAGTATTCCGAGCAGTGGATCAAAACAAAAAGttactgaaaatgaaaatgtgCAAGGCCAGAAAAATAGTAGTCCAGCTCCAATCACAAAGAAGCACCACAAACTGAAAGAGGAGAGCGCAGACGGTGTATCCAGCAATGGCCAGAAGGGGAAAATTCCTATACACGTCGTGAAGGTACAAAGTCAACAACCAAAGCCAAATAAAGCTCCAAGGGTGAAGAGTTCTCCTTTGTGGTGCGCAATTTGTAGCATGCACTGTCCTGAGAAATCCATGCCGTCTCATCTCAACGGAAAAAAACACAAGGGAAAGGTGCAAGAACCACAAGAGAACCTCCTGGCCGGTTACCCTCATCACTTCCGCCCCTCCAGTGGGGACTGGAACTGGGCACACCCACCTCCTCAGCTCTCCCACCCACAATTTCCTTACCCCAATTTTCCTCCCCAAAACCCCACCAATTTAAACATCTATCCCCCTCAACCTTCCGCCTTTCCACAACCGcaaccgccgccgccgccgcaacCGCCAAACCCTAATTTCCCCCTCCAACACCCTATAGATGTCAATATCTTTCCCGCCAACCACTATGGACACTCCTCCTTTTCCAATTACTACCCAACCCCAAGCTCTAATTTCTCTCTGCAAGACCCTAACCCCACTCCCCACTCCACTCCACCCTTTCCTCCTCAGAGCTTCTCCCGTAACCCTAACGAGGAGTTTGACATGGTATATCATCTTAATTGGTGA
- the LOC133739663 gene encoding pollen-specific leucine-rich repeat extensin-like protein 1 isoform X4: protein MGLLGLVGFALQCFDVLAWPLFALVYPLYSSIKAIETNSITDTHKINTYWVVFSLILLFEHAFMKLLEWFLLWPYIRLLIVFFLVMPHFDGALYVYKQLICPCLSMDPQIVINSFNKRKESFVRDNFLSEVERYVKENGPESLENFIPCKSKSLKPNGRQNDIKAVQVTAKKKETTATQVSQAEPNLTVNEDGFSSRKMNEKVIEVAADREILKTPPPMKVQKEWTTVNLLQTQTDATLNSPLGDNKHKATYEALNIKNEAEPKLTCPENRTVVGIEDPESPKEVQKEWTCALCQVTTSCESTLNSHLQGKKHKAAHEALKARNQAFVPKIAPASTAKTSNQPNKEPGNSIPSSGSKQKVTENENVQGQKNSSPAPITKKHHKLKEESADGVSSNGQKGKIPIHVVKVQSQQPKPNKAPRVKSSPLWCAICSMHCPEKSMPSHLNGKKHKGKVQEPQENLLAGYPHHFRPSSGDWNWAHPPPQLSHPQFPYPNFPPQNPTNLNIYPPQPSAFPQPQPPPPPQPPNPNFPLQHPIDVNIFPANHYGHSSFSNYYPTPSSNFSLQDPNPTPHSTPPFPPQSFSRNPNEEFDMVYHLNW from the exons ATGGGCTTACTGGGTCTTGTTGGATTTGCGCTCCAATGCTTTGATGTTCTTGCATG GCCTCTCTTTGCTCTGGTCTATCCTCT GTATTCTTCCATAAAAGCAATCGAGACAAATTCCATTACAGATACTCACAAGATAAATACGTATTGGGTCGTCTTCTCATTGATCTTGCTATTTGAGCATGCTTTTATGAAGCTCCTTGAATG GTTCCTGCTATGGCCATACATTAGGCTACTGATTGTCTTCTTTTTGGTGATGCCCCATTTTGATGGTGCCTTATATGTCTATAAACAACTTATCTGTCCATGCCTCTCCATGGATCCCCAAATTGTTATCAACTCGTTCAACAAGCGGAAGGAGTCCTTTGTGAGAGATAACTTTCTCTCTGAGGTGGAGAGATATGTAAAGGAAAATGGACCTGAAAGTTTGGAAAATTTTATTCCTTGCAAG TCAAAATCCTTAAAGCCAAATGGTCGACAGAATGATATCAAAGCTGTGCAGGTAACGGCGAAAAAGAAGGAAACAACTGCTACTCAA GTTAGTCAGGCAGAGCCTAATCTCACTGTGAATGAAGATGGATTTTCTTCTAGGAAGATGAATGAAAAAGTCATCGAAGTTGCAGCCGACAGGGAAATTCTGAAGACTCCGCCTCCAATGAAAGTCCAGAAGGAGTGGACCACAGTCAATCTGCTGCAAACTCAAACTGATGCAACTTTGAATTCCCCTCTCGGTGATAATAAACACAAGGCTACATACGAGGCACTGAACATAAAGAATGAGGCAGAGCCTAAGCTCACTTGCCCTGAAAACCGTACTGTTGTAGGTATAGAAGATCCAGAGTCTCCTAAAGAAGTCCAGAAAGAGTGGACTTGTGCTCTCTGTCAGGTAACTACTTCATGTGAAAGCACTTTGAATTCCCACCTGCAAGGGAAAAAACACAAGGCAGCACATGAGGCACTGAAAGCAAGGAACCAGGCATTTGTGCCCAAGATTGCCCCAGCTTCAACTGCAAAAACATCCAATCAACCGAATAAGGAGCCAGGAAACAGTATTCCGAGCAGTGGATCAAAACAAAAAGttactgaaaatgaaaatgtgCAAGGCCAGAAAAATAGTAGTCCAGCTCCAATCACAAAGAAGCACCACAAACTGAAAGAGGAGAGCGCAGACGGTGTATCCAGCAATGGCCAGAAGGGGAAAATTCCTATACACGTCGTGAAGGTACAAAGTCAACAACCAAAGCCAAATAAAGCTCCAAGGGTGAAGAGTTCTCCTTTGTGGTGCGCAATTTGTAGCATGCACTGTCCTGAGAAATCCATGCCGTCTCATCTCAACGGAAAAAAACACAAGGGAAAGGTGCAAGAACCACAAGAGAACCTCCTGGCCGGTTACCCTCATCACTTCCGCCCCTCCAGTGGGGACTGGAACTGGGCACACCCACCTCCTCAGCTCTCCCACCCACAATTTCCTTACCCCAATTTTCCTCCCCAAAACCCCACCAATTTAAACATCTATCCCCCTCAACCTTCCGCCTTTCCACAACCGcaaccgccgccgccgccgcaacCGCCAAACCCTAATTTCCCCCTCCAACACCCTATAGATGTCAATATCTTTCCCGCCAACCACTATGGACACTCCTCCTTTTCCAATTACTACCCAACCCCAAGCTCTAATTTCTCTCTGCAAGACCCTAACCCCACTCCCCACTCCACTCCACCCTTTCCTCCTCAGAGCTTCTCCCGTAACCCTAACGAGGAGTTTGACATGGTATATCATCTTAATTGGTGA
- the LOC133739663 gene encoding pollen-specific leucine-rich repeat extensin-like protein 1 isoform X3, with product MGLLGLVGFALQCFDVLAWPLFALVYPLYSSIKAIETNSITDTHKINTYWVVFSLILLFEHAFMKLLEWFLLWPYIRLLIVFFLVMPHFDGALYVYKQLICPCLSMDPQIVINSFNKRKESFVRDNFLSEVERYVKENGPESLENFIPCKSIRTNLDVKEFNAVSSMDNEASKSLKPNGRQNDIKAVQVSQAEPNLTVNEDGFSSRKMNEKVIEVAADREILKTPPPMKVQKEWTTVNLLQTQTDATLNSPLGDNKHKATYEALNIKNEAEPKLTCPENRTVVGIEDPESPKEVQKEWTCALCQVTTSCESTLNSHLQGKKHKAAHEALKARNQAFVPKIAPASTAKTSNQPNKEPGNSIPSSGSKQKVTENENVQGQKNSSPAPITKKHHKLKEESADGVSSNGQKGKIPIHVVKVQSQQPKPNKAPRVKSSPLWCAICSMHCPEKSMPSHLNGKKHKGKVQEPQENLLAGYPHHFRPSSGDWNWAHPPPQLSHPQFPYPNFPPQNPTNLNIYPPQPSAFPQPQPPPPPQPPNPNFPLQHPIDVNIFPANHYGHSSFSNYYPTPSSNFSLQDPNPTPHSTPPFPPQSFSRNPNEEFDMVYHLNW from the exons ATGGGCTTACTGGGTCTTGTTGGATTTGCGCTCCAATGCTTTGATGTTCTTGCATG GCCTCTCTTTGCTCTGGTCTATCCTCT GTATTCTTCCATAAAAGCAATCGAGACAAATTCCATTACAGATACTCACAAGATAAATACGTATTGGGTCGTCTTCTCATTGATCTTGCTATTTGAGCATGCTTTTATGAAGCTCCTTGAATG GTTCCTGCTATGGCCATACATTAGGCTACTGATTGTCTTCTTTTTGGTGATGCCCCATTTTGATGGTGCCTTATATGTCTATAAACAACTTATCTGTCCATGCCTCTCCATGGATCCCCAAATTGTTATCAACTCGTTCAACAAGCGGAAGGAGTCCTTTGTGAGAGATAACTTTCTCTCTGAGGTGGAGAGATATGTAAAGGAAAATGGACCTGAAAGTTTGGAAAATTTTATTCCTTGCAAG TCAATAAGGACAAATCTCGATGTAAAAGAGTTCAATGCAGTTTCATCCATGGATAATGAAGCG TCAAAATCCTTAAAGCCAAATGGTCGACAGAATGATATCAAAGCTGTGCAG GTTAGTCAGGCAGAGCCTAATCTCACTGTGAATGAAGATGGATTTTCTTCTAGGAAGATGAATGAAAAAGTCATCGAAGTTGCAGCCGACAGGGAAATTCTGAAGACTCCGCCTCCAATGAAAGTCCAGAAGGAGTGGACCACAGTCAATCTGCTGCAAACTCAAACTGATGCAACTTTGAATTCCCCTCTCGGTGATAATAAACACAAGGCTACATACGAGGCACTGAACATAAAGAATGAGGCAGAGCCTAAGCTCACTTGCCCTGAAAACCGTACTGTTGTAGGTATAGAAGATCCAGAGTCTCCTAAAGAAGTCCAGAAAGAGTGGACTTGTGCTCTCTGTCAGGTAACTACTTCATGTGAAAGCACTTTGAATTCCCACCTGCAAGGGAAAAAACACAAGGCAGCACATGAGGCACTGAAAGCAAGGAACCAGGCATTTGTGCCCAAGATTGCCCCAGCTTCAACTGCAAAAACATCCAATCAACCGAATAAGGAGCCAGGAAACAGTATTCCGAGCAGTGGATCAAAACAAAAAGttactgaaaatgaaaatgtgCAAGGCCAGAAAAATAGTAGTCCAGCTCCAATCACAAAGAAGCACCACAAACTGAAAGAGGAGAGCGCAGACGGTGTATCCAGCAATGGCCAGAAGGGGAAAATTCCTATACACGTCGTGAAGGTACAAAGTCAACAACCAAAGCCAAATAAAGCTCCAAGGGTGAAGAGTTCTCCTTTGTGGTGCGCAATTTGTAGCATGCACTGTCCTGAGAAATCCATGCCGTCTCATCTCAACGGAAAAAAACACAAGGGAAAGGTGCAAGAACCACAAGAGAACCTCCTGGCCGGTTACCCTCATCACTTCCGCCCCTCCAGTGGGGACTGGAACTGGGCACACCCACCTCCTCAGCTCTCCCACCCACAATTTCCTTACCCCAATTTTCCTCCCCAAAACCCCACCAATTTAAACATCTATCCCCCTCAACCTTCCGCCTTTCCACAACCGcaaccgccgccgccgccgcaacCGCCAAACCCTAATTTCCCCCTCCAACACCCTATAGATGTCAATATCTTTCCCGCCAACCACTATGGACACTCCTCCTTTTCCAATTACTACCCAACCCCAAGCTCTAATTTCTCTCTGCAAGACCCTAACCCCACTCCCCACTCCACTCCACCCTTTCCTCCTCAGAGCTTCTCCCGTAACCCTAACGAGGAGTTTGACATGGTATATCATCTTAATTGGTGA
- the LOC133739663 gene encoding uncharacterized protein LOC133739663 isoform X1, which translates to MGLLGLVGFALQCFDVLAWPLFALVYPLYSSIKAIETNSITDTHKINTYWVVFSLILLFEHAFMKLLEWFLLWPYIRLLIVFFLVMPHFDGALYVYKQLICPCLSMDPQIVINSFNKRKESFVRDNFLSEVERYVKENGPESLENFIPCKSIRTNLDVKEFNAVSSMDNEASKSLKPNGRQNDIKAVQVTAKKKETTATQVSQAEPNLTVNEDGFSSRKMNEKVIEVAADREILKTPPPMKVQKEWTTVNLLQTQTDATLNSPLGDNKHKATYEALNIKNEAEPKLTCPENRTVVGIEDPESPKEVQKEWTCALCQVTTSCESTLNSHLQGKKHKAAHEALKARNQAFVPKIAPASTAKTSNQPNKEPGNSIPSSGSKQKVTENENVQGQKNSSPAPITKKHHKLKEESADGVSSNGQKGKIPIHVVKVQSQQPKPNKAPRVKSSPLWCAICSMHCPEKSMPSHLNGKKHKGKVQEPQENLLAGYPHHFRPSSGDWNWAHPPPQLSHPQFPYPNFPPQNPTNLNIYPPQPSAFPQPQPPPPPQPPNPNFPLQHPIDVNIFPANHYGHSSFSNYYPTPSSNFSLQDPNPTPHSTPPFPPQSFSRNPNEEFDMVYHLNW; encoded by the exons ATGGGCTTACTGGGTCTTGTTGGATTTGCGCTCCAATGCTTTGATGTTCTTGCATG GCCTCTCTTTGCTCTGGTCTATCCTCT GTATTCTTCCATAAAAGCAATCGAGACAAATTCCATTACAGATACTCACAAGATAAATACGTATTGGGTCGTCTTCTCATTGATCTTGCTATTTGAGCATGCTTTTATGAAGCTCCTTGAATG GTTCCTGCTATGGCCATACATTAGGCTACTGATTGTCTTCTTTTTGGTGATGCCCCATTTTGATGGTGCCTTATATGTCTATAAACAACTTATCTGTCCATGCCTCTCCATGGATCCCCAAATTGTTATCAACTCGTTCAACAAGCGGAAGGAGTCCTTTGTGAGAGATAACTTTCTCTCTGAGGTGGAGAGATATGTAAAGGAAAATGGACCTGAAAGTTTGGAAAATTTTATTCCTTGCAAG TCAATAAGGACAAATCTCGATGTAAAAGAGTTCAATGCAGTTTCATCCATGGATAATGAAGCG TCAAAATCCTTAAAGCCAAATGGTCGACAGAATGATATCAAAGCTGTGCAGGTAACGGCGAAAAAGAAGGAAACAACTGCTACTCAA GTTAGTCAGGCAGAGCCTAATCTCACTGTGAATGAAGATGGATTTTCTTCTAGGAAGATGAATGAAAAAGTCATCGAAGTTGCAGCCGACAGGGAAATTCTGAAGACTCCGCCTCCAATGAAAGTCCAGAAGGAGTGGACCACAGTCAATCTGCTGCAAACTCAAACTGATGCAACTTTGAATTCCCCTCTCGGTGATAATAAACACAAGGCTACATACGAGGCACTGAACATAAAGAATGAGGCAGAGCCTAAGCTCACTTGCCCTGAAAACCGTACTGTTGTAGGTATAGAAGATCCAGAGTCTCCTAAAGAAGTCCAGAAAGAGTGGACTTGTGCTCTCTGTCAGGTAACTACTTCATGTGAAAGCACTTTGAATTCCCACCTGCAAGGGAAAAAACACAAGGCAGCACATGAGGCACTGAAAGCAAGGAACCAGGCATTTGTGCCCAAGATTGCCCCAGCTTCAACTGCAAAAACATCCAATCAACCGAATAAGGAGCCAGGAAACAGTATTCCGAGCAGTGGATCAAAACAAAAAGttactgaaaatgaaaatgtgCAAGGCCAGAAAAATAGTAGTCCAGCTCCAATCACAAAGAAGCACCACAAACTGAAAGAGGAGAGCGCAGACGGTGTATCCAGCAATGGCCAGAAGGGGAAAATTCCTATACACGTCGTGAAGGTACAAAGTCAACAACCAAAGCCAAATAAAGCTCCAAGGGTGAAGAGTTCTCCTTTGTGGTGCGCAATTTGTAGCATGCACTGTCCTGAGAAATCCATGCCGTCTCATCTCAACGGAAAAAAACACAAGGGAAAGGTGCAAGAACCACAAGAGAACCTCCTGGCCGGTTACCCTCATCACTTCCGCCCCTCCAGTGGGGACTGGAACTGGGCACACCCACCTCCTCAGCTCTCCCACCCACAATTTCCTTACCCCAATTTTCCTCCCCAAAACCCCACCAATTTAAACATCTATCCCCCTCAACCTTCCGCCTTTCCACAACCGcaaccgccgccgccgccgcaacCGCCAAACCCTAATTTCCCCCTCCAACACCCTATAGATGTCAATATCTTTCCCGCCAACCACTATGGACACTCCTCCTTTTCCAATTACTACCCAACCCCAAGCTCTAATTTCTCTCTGCAAGACCCTAACCCCACTCCCCACTCCACTCCACCCTTTCCTCCTCAGAGCTTCTCCCGTAACCCTAACGAGGAGTTTGACATGGTATATCATCTTAATTGGTGA